A section of the Rummeliibacillus pycnus genome encodes:
- a CDS encoding DUF779 domain-containing protein codes for MVERVIATDEALALIHHIKSIHGPIMFYQSGGCCDGSAPMCYSKGDFKLGSADEYLGSIGGVPFYMHRSQYDYWKHTQLIIDAVEGRGATFSLDSVEEKHFITNSRVFTDQEYEEIKKLL; via the coding sequence ATGGTAGAACGTGTAATTGCAACAGATGAGGCACTTGCATTAATCCATCATATAAAAAGTATTCATGGACCTATCATGTTTTATCAATCTGGTGGCTGCTGTGATGGTTCGGCACCTATGTGCTATAGTAAAGGAGACTTTAAACTAGGCTCTGCAGATGAATATCTTGGATCAATAGGTGGTGTCCCATTCTATATGCATAGGAGTCAATATGATTATTGGAAACATACGCAACTAATTATTGATGCAGTGGAGGGGAGAGGTGCAACCTTTTCATTGGATAGTGTAGAGGAAAAGCATTTCATCACAAATTCACGGGTTTTTACAGATCAAGAATATGAAGAGATTAAAAAGCTACTATAA
- a CDS encoding aminoglycoside N(3)-acetyltransferase translates to MTEFDIIQKTDEFQSKETLIRQLHLLGIQEGDSIIVHSSLSQMGWIAGAEQAVVEALMHVITPNGTIVMPAQSTGNSEPSYWSLPPVPEAWQQPVRDSIPAYNPHLTPLRGMGKIAECFLRHSDTIRSAHPAHSFMAWGKNAKNWMSHHPLENSFGLESPLGKMYQTSVKIMLIGVNYDSCTALHLSEYLANQKYYFKQGAAILINGKRQWVTYNMLDVDSERFPAIGKEFEVQNGKSIHYGKLGQARTRIIPMRPLVDFGVEWLNTHHVQHEQ, encoded by the coding sequence ATGACAGAATTTGATATTATTCAAAAAACAGATGAATTTCAATCTAAAGAAACTTTAATAAGGCAGCTTCATTTACTTGGTATTCAAGAGGGAGATTCGATTATTGTTCATTCTTCACTTAGTCAAATGGGGTGGATTGCTGGGGCAGAACAAGCTGTAGTAGAGGCATTAATGCACGTTATTACGCCAAATGGCACAATTGTCATGCCAGCACAATCTACTGGTAACTCAGAGCCTTCCTATTGGTCTTTACCACCTGTACCAGAAGCATGGCAACAACCCGTTCGAGATAGTATACCGGCATATAATCCTCATTTAACACCCTTACGTGGTATGGGGAAAATTGCGGAGTGTTTTTTAAGACATTCTGATACAATACGAAGTGCTCATCCTGCACATTCTTTTATGGCATGGGGTAAAAATGCGAAAAATTGGATGAGTCATCATCCTCTTGAAAACTCCTTTGGTTTGGAATCACCACTTGGGAAAATGTATCAAACATCTGTAAAAATCATGTTAATCGGCGTTAATTATGATTCCTGTACAGCTTTACACCTTTCTGAATATCTAGCCAATCAAAAATATTATTTCAAACAAGGTGCAGCAATTTTAATAAACGGCAAAAGGCAATGGGTTACATATAATATGTTAGATGTAGATTCTGAACGTTTCCCCGCTATTGGAAAAGAGTTTGAAGTACAAAATGGGAAATCTATTCACTATGGAAAATTAGGTCAGGCTCGTACACGCATCATCCCTATGAGACCACTAGTTGACTTTGGTGTTGAGTGGTTGAACACACATCATGTGCAACACGAACAATAA
- the exaC gene encoding acetaldehyde dehydrogenase ExaC yields the protein MIYANPNTEGAVVNFKEKYDNFIGGEWVAPVKGQYFENKSPVTGKVFTKAARSTVEDIELALDAAHAAKDAWGKTSAAERANILNKIADRIEENLEMIAVAESWDNGKAVRETLNADIPLAIDHFRYFASAIRAQEGHISQLDNDTVAYHFHEPLGVVGQIIPWNFPILMAVWKIAPALAAGNCVVLKPAEQTPASIMVVIELIQDLLPAGVVNVVNGFGIEVGKPLATSPRISKIAFTGSTAVGRQIMQYATENIIPVTLELGGKSPNIFFEDVMEKDDEFLDKAIEGLVMFALNSGEVCTCPSRALVQESIYEQFIARALQRVESIKIGNPLDTDVMMGAQASNEQQQKILSYIKLGKEEGAECLIGGEENQIDGLENGYYIKPTVFKGHNKMRIFQEEIFGPVLGVTTFKDFDEAIEIANDTLYGLGAGVWSRSGDLAYRAGRAIQAGRVWTNTYHQYPAGAAFGGYKQSGIGRENHAMMLEHYQQTKCLFVNYNRNPQGFF from the coding sequence ATGATTTATGCAAATCCTAATACTGAAGGCGCAGTCGTAAATTTCAAAGAAAAATATGATAACTTTATTGGTGGCGAATGGGTAGCACCAGTCAAAGGTCAATACTTTGAAAATAAATCACCAGTAACGGGTAAAGTTTTTACGAAAGCAGCTCGTTCAACTGTTGAAGATATCGAATTAGCTTTAGATGCAGCACACGCAGCAAAAGATGCTTGGGGCAAAACTTCTGCAGCAGAACGTGCTAATATCTTAAATAAAATTGCAGATCGTATAGAAGAAAATTTAGAGATGATTGCTGTTGCTGAATCTTGGGATAATGGTAAAGCAGTTCGTGAAACATTAAACGCTGATATCCCTTTAGCTATTGATCACTTCCGTTATTTTGCAAGTGCAATTCGTGCGCAAGAAGGACATATTAGTCAATTAGATAATGATACAGTAGCCTATCATTTCCATGAGCCACTAGGCGTTGTGGGACAAATAATCCCTTGGAACTTCCCAATTCTAATGGCAGTTTGGAAAATTGCCCCAGCATTAGCAGCAGGTAACTGTGTGGTATTAAAACCAGCAGAACAAACTCCGGCTTCTATAATGGTTGTGATCGAATTAATCCAAGATTTATTACCAGCTGGTGTAGTCAACGTTGTGAATGGTTTTGGTATCGAAGTAGGTAAACCACTTGCTACAAGTCCACGTATTTCGAAGATTGCATTCACGGGATCAACTGCAGTAGGGCGCCAAATTATGCAATATGCAACTGAAAACATCATTCCTGTAACTCTCGAACTTGGTGGTAAATCACCAAACATTTTCTTTGAAGATGTCATGGAAAAAGACGATGAATTTTTAGATAAAGCAATCGAAGGATTGGTTATGTTTGCTTTAAACTCTGGTGAAGTTTGTACATGCCCTTCTCGTGCATTAGTTCAAGAATCTATTTATGAGCAATTCATTGCACGTGCATTGCAACGTGTTGAATCGATTAAAATCGGTAACCCACTTGATACAGATGTTATGATGGGTGCGCAAGCTTCTAATGAACAACAACAAAAAATCCTATCATATATTAAGCTCGGCAAAGAAGAAGGTGCTGAATGCTTAATTGGTGGTGAAGAAAACCAAATTGACGGTCTTGAAAATGGTTACTACATTAAACCAACTGTATTTAAAGGTCATAACAAAATGCGTATCTTCCAAGAAGAAATCTTCGGTCCAGTATTGGGTGTTACAACTTTTAAAGACTTCGATGAAGCAATTGAAATTGCAAATGATACTTTATATGGCTTGGGTGCAGGCGTTTGGTCTCGTTCAGGTGATCTAGCATATCGTGCTGGTCGTGCAATTCAAGCTGGCCGTGTTTGGACAAATACTTATCATCAATATCCAGCAGGTGCTGCATTTGGAGGTTACAAACAATCAGGCATTGGGCGTGAAAATCATGCAATGATGCTTGAACACTATCAACAAACAAAATGCTTATTTGTAAATTATAACCGTAACCCACAAGGATTCTTCTAA